One window of Mangrovibacterium diazotrophicum genomic DNA carries:
- the atpB gene encoding F0F1 ATP synthase subunit A, producing the protein MTMVNLESSPLNTTKRFVLLAVIFVLGLVSTNVYAEENGSHETGEEAHSSEFNAGKFVMEHVSDSFEWHILTYGHTHVSIPLPIILYSHNSGLNVFSSSKFHHGTETYRNFRIEHEGENEGKIVELNQQGEVIGLPLDLSMTKAVIGIFVSVIVILLVFLNVAKAAKKRSGEAPKGLQNLVEPIILFIRDEVAIPAIGKDKSEKFLPFLLTLFFFILINNFLGLIPIFPFGANVTGNIAVTMVLALFTFVITTINANKHYWKEIYNPDVPWWLKYPLPLMPIVELTGVFTKPFVLMVRLFANMMAGHMIVTVFVSLIFIFANLKGPVAGGLVSPLSIAFSVFILLLDVLVSFIQAYVFTLLSALYFGMATSEHH; encoded by the coding sequence ATGACCATGGTAAATCTTGAATCATCGCCACTAAACACGACCAAACGATTTGTCTTACTAGCAGTTATCTTCGTATTAGGTCTTGTTTCCACTAACGTTTATGCTGAAGAAAATGGGTCACATGAGACCGGCGAAGAGGCGCACTCGAGCGAATTTAACGCGGGTAAATTTGTAATGGAACACGTTTCCGACTCCTTCGAGTGGCACATTTTAACCTATGGACATACACACGTCAGTATCCCCCTTCCAATTATATTGTATAGTCACAACTCCGGACTAAACGTATTTTCATCGTCAAAGTTCCACCACGGAACCGAGACCTACCGAAATTTCAGGATTGAACACGAAGGGGAAAATGAAGGAAAAATCGTTGAGCTGAACCAGCAAGGCGAAGTCATTGGGCTTCCGCTCGATTTATCCATGACGAAAGCTGTTATTGGAATTTTCGTCAGTGTCATCGTTATTCTGCTGGTTTTTCTGAATGTAGCCAAAGCGGCGAAAAAGCGGTCGGGCGAAGCTCCTAAAGGGCTACAAAACCTGGTAGAACCCATCATCCTGTTCATTCGCGATGAAGTGGCTATTCCGGCAATCGGGAAAGATAAAAGTGAAAAATTCCTCCCGTTCCTGCTGACTTTGTTTTTCTTCATCCTGATTAACAACTTTCTGGGACTAATCCCGATTTTCCCATTCGGTGCAAACGTTACGGGAAACATTGCAGTGACCATGGTTTTGGCACTGTTCACATTCGTGATTACAACGATTAACGCCAATAAACATTATTGGAAAGAGATTTACAACCCCGATGTACCTTGGTGGTTGAAATACCCGCTTCCCTTAATGCCAATCGTCGAACTTACCGGAGTCTTTACGAAGCCCTTCGTATTGATGGTCCGTTTGTTCGCGAATATGATGGCCGGCCACATGATTGTGACCGTATTTGTAAGCTTGATTTTCATTTTTGCAAACCTGAAAGGCCCGGTGGCCGGTGGCTTGGTTAGCCCGTTATCCATCGCCTTCTCGGTTTTCATTTTATTACTCGACGTATTGGTTTCGTTCATACAGGCATATGTATTTACCTTACTTTCAGCCTTGTATTTCGGAATGGCAACATCAGAACATCATTGA
- a CDS encoding AtpZ/AtpI family protein, whose translation MKNLKPPKNSKDFVKYSSLAFEMIVIMGLGVFAGIKIDDWLNTSPVFTLILMIFSVIGAIFHAIKNFLNKH comes from the coding sequence ATGAAAAACTTAAAACCACCGAAAAATAGCAAGGACTTTGTAAAATATTCGAGCCTGGCGTTCGAAATGATTGTTATCATGGGATTGGGGGTGTTTGCAGGCATTAAAATAGATGACTGGCTGAATACGAGTCCGGTCTTTACTTTAATTTTGATGATTTTCTCCGTAATTGGCGCTATATTTCATGCCATAAAGAATTTCCTTAACAAGCACTAA
- a CDS encoding bactofilin family protein, producing the protein MAKTYNEVNTQVINLIGKGTVITGDIKSEGDIRIDGELNGNISSNGRVVVGDTGKVTGEIVCKNCEVAGHVKGKMKIEQLITLKSTSTVQGEITTDKLSIEPGSVFTGNCMMGNQVIHEKLKTTEK; encoded by the coding sequence ATGGCAAAGACGTACAACGAAGTTAACACACAAGTAATCAACCTGATCGGAAAAGGAACTGTTATTACAGGAGATATTAAATCGGAAGGCGATATTCGCATCGATGGAGAGCTGAACGGCAACATTTCCAGCAATGGGCGGGTAGTCGTCGGCGATACAGGAAAAGTAACAGGCGAGATCGTTTGTAAAAATTGTGAAGTTGCCGGCCATGTGAAGGGTAAAATGAAGATCGAGCAACTGATCACTTTGAAATCAACTTCGACGGTACAGGGCGAGATTACCACTGACAAGCTGAGCATAGAACCCGGATCTGTTTTCACCGGAAACTGCATGATGGGAAATCAAGTGATTCATGAAAAACTTAAAACCACCGAAAAATAG
- a CDS encoding MaoC family dehydratase, which translates to MSRLLITSHEDFEKHLGEKLGVSEYHTVTQEQINKFADATLDYQWIHTDPERAKKEGAFGTTIAHGYLTLSLLPIMWEQVVQVENFSMLVNYGIDNFKFGQPVLVNSRIRTHVWLKSIANLRGISKVQLKVSMEIEGNKKPAFEGEATFLYHFNK; encoded by the coding sequence ATGAGTCGACTTTTGATTACGAGTCACGAAGATTTCGAGAAGCACCTGGGTGAAAAGCTTGGTGTATCCGAATATCACACGGTGACGCAAGAGCAAATTAACAAATTCGCCGACGCAACACTCGATTACCAATGGATTCACACCGACCCTGAGCGGGCAAAAAAAGAAGGTGCCTTTGGTACAACTATCGCACACGGCTACCTTACCCTGTCTTTGTTACCAATTATGTGGGAACAAGTGGTGCAGGTTGAAAATTTCAGCATGCTGGTTAATTACGGAATTGACAATTTCAAATTCGGACAACCGGTATTGGTAAACAGCCGTATCCGTACCCACGTTTGGTTGAAATCGATTGCAAACCTGCGTGGTATCAGCAAAGTACAGTTGAAGGTATCTATGGAGATTGAAGGAAACAAAAAACCCGCTTTCGAAGGCGAAGCAACATTCTTGTATCACTTCAATAAATAA
- a CDS encoding beta-ketoacyl-ACP synthase III, with product MGKIHAAITGIGAFLPDYRLTNEEISTMVDTSDEWIMQRIGIKERRIYKERGKATSDMGVEAVKQLLEKTKTAPEEIDLVICATITPDRPFPATANIICRKAGLHNAWSYDISAACSGFVFALTTGASFIETGKYKKVIIIGADMMSAITDYTDRTTCPLFGDGAAAVLLEPTTEEIGVMDHINYTDGKGRHYLHMKAGGSKRPASVETVENREHFVHQDGQTVFKYAVSRMADVAVEIMDKNNITPENLAWLVPHQANMRIIDAVARRMKINREQVMINIEKYGNTTAATIPLCLFDYEKQLKKGDNIILAAFGAGFTWGSVYLKWAYNS from the coding sequence ATGGGAAAAATTCATGCAGCAATAACTGGTATTGGTGCATTTTTGCCTGACTACAGGCTGACGAATGAAGAAATCAGCACGATGGTCGACACCTCCGACGAGTGGATCATGCAGCGAATCGGGATCAAGGAGAGAAGAATTTACAAGGAACGCGGCAAAGCAACTTCAGATATGGGAGTCGAAGCGGTGAAACAACTGCTTGAAAAAACAAAAACAGCTCCCGAAGAAATTGATTTAGTGATCTGTGCTACGATCACACCTGACCGGCCATTCCCAGCAACAGCCAACATTATCTGTCGAAAAGCAGGGCTTCACAACGCGTGGAGCTACGATATCAGTGCAGCCTGCTCCGGCTTTGTGTTTGCATTGACGACCGGTGCCAGTTTCATCGAAACCGGAAAGTATAAAAAAGTGATTATTATCGGCGCCGATATGATGAGTGCCATCACCGATTACACCGACCGTACTACCTGCCCGCTGTTTGGTGACGGTGCAGCCGCTGTGTTGCTCGAACCGACGACTGAGGAAATTGGCGTAATGGATCACATCAATTATACAGATGGAAAAGGACGCCACTACCTGCACATGAAGGCCGGCGGTTCGAAAAGACCTGCATCTGTCGAAACGGTTGAAAACCGCGAACACTTCGTGCACCAGGACGGACAAACCGTATTTAAGTATGCCGTTTCTCGTATGGCCGATGTTGCTGTTGAAATAATGGACAAAAACAACATCACGCCTGAAAACCTGGCTTGGCTGGTTCCACACCAAGCCAACATGCGCATTATTGATGCTGTTGCCCGCCGAATGAAAATTAACCGCGAGCAAGTGATGATCAACATCGAAAAGTACGGTAACACGACTGCTGCCACAATTCCACTTTGTCTCTTCGACTACGAGAAACAGTTGAAAAAAGGAGACAATATCATCCTGGCAGCTTTCGGTGCAGGTTTCACCTGGGGTTCCGTCTACCTGAAATGGGCTTATAATTCGTAA
- the rpmF gene encoding 50S ribosomal protein L32: MAHPKHKTSKARRDKRRSHHHAAIATLATCSNCGATVKYHTVCGECGYYRGKLAIEKNVTV; the protein is encoded by the coding sequence ATGGCACATCCAAAGCACAAAACATCAAAAGCAAGAAGAGATAAAAGAAGATCTCATCACCATGCTGCAATTGCAACTTTAGCAACTTGCTCAAACTGTGGAGCAACTGTAAAATACCACACTGTTTGTGGCGAATGCGGTTACTACCGTGGAAAGCTTGCAATTGAGAAAAACGTAACTGTTTAA
- a CDS encoding YceD family protein, with the protein MAGISAYNIAFKGLALGTHEFDFQINKKFFDHFDGGIADDGDIQAKVVLEKQSSLMVLWFHVSGTVKIQCDRCLELYDQPVESENKVFIKYGEDDFEDGDDVIWVNVNDHQVNVAQMIYDFIILAIPIRQVHPKGKDGKSLCNPEMLQKLKNLTHTQEKPEEETDSRWDDLKKLLGNE; encoded by the coding sequence ATGGCCGGAATATCAGCTTATAATATCGCCTTTAAGGGTCTCGCTCTTGGAACACATGAGTTTGACTTTCAGATTAATAAGAAGTTTTTCGACCATTTTGACGGTGGAATAGCCGACGATGGAGACATTCAGGCAAAAGTCGTTCTCGAAAAACAGAGTTCATTAATGGTTCTTTGGTTTCATGTTAGCGGAACAGTTAAAATCCAATGCGATAGATGCTTGGAGCTTTACGACCAACCCGTAGAAAGCGAAAACAAGGTTTTCATCAAGTATGGTGAAGACGATTTCGAAGATGGTGACGATGTGATTTGGGTAAATGTCAATGATCATCAGGTCAACGTAGCGCAAATGATCTACGATTTCATCATTTTAGCGATTCCGATTAGGCAGGTTCACCCGAAAGGCAAAGACGGTAAAAGTCTATGCAACCCGGAAATGCTGCAGAAACTAAAAAACCTGACTCACACCCAGGAAAAGCCGGAAGAAGAAACCGACTCGAGATGGGACGATTTGAAAAAATTATTAGGAAACGAATAA
- a CDS encoding sensor histidine kinase: MLILIAIIIGAASFQYTNWLARKMAEEEHKSVAMWAEATRRLTAPVEDPDDNMSFLVSILEGNTGIPIIWTDSIQNIISAANIEYSEKRKDQVLQRELAKMMHDRPPIKIVISEHEVQYIYYRDSKTLQNLKYFPLIQIAVIGLFVTIVYFTINSSRKAEQNQVWVGMSKETAHQLGTPISSLMAWVELLKTQDIDEKLIDEFEKDILRLEKITERFSKIGSKPELKIDDLRKTIVSTVTYLQSRTSQKVQYDMQFPADRSYITPHNAALLSWVIENLCKNAIDAMGNSGKITLLLREEDNQIYFDIRDNGKGIPKSQFKTIFDPGFTTKKRGWGLGLSLAKRIIENYHQGKIFIKQSEIGKGTTFRIILKKADFFQQKTKSIIN, translated from the coding sequence TTGCTGATACTGATCGCGATCATTATCGGTGCTGCGTCATTTCAATACACCAATTGGCTTGCGCGCAAAATGGCAGAAGAAGAGCATAAAAGTGTCGCCATGTGGGCCGAAGCAACGCGACGTTTAACCGCCCCCGTTGAAGATCCGGACGATAACATGTCATTTCTGGTCAGCATACTCGAGGGCAACACCGGCATCCCGATTATCTGGACCGACAGCATTCAGAATATCATTTCTGCCGCTAATATTGAGTATTCCGAAAAACGAAAAGACCAGGTATTACAGCGCGAACTGGCCAAAATGATGCACGACCGTCCTCCCATCAAGATTGTCATTTCCGAGCATGAGGTTCAATACATCTATTACCGGGACTCAAAGACCCTACAGAATCTAAAATATTTTCCGCTTATCCAGATCGCAGTTATTGGACTGTTTGTCACTATCGTCTATTTCACCATCAACTCATCGCGCAAGGCAGAACAAAACCAGGTTTGGGTGGGTATGTCTAAGGAAACGGCTCACCAATTGGGAACCCCGATTTCGTCATTAATGGCTTGGGTAGAGTTACTTAAGACACAGGATATCGACGAAAAACTCATTGATGAATTCGAGAAAGACATTCTTCGGTTGGAAAAAATAACAGAACGATTCTCAAAGATCGGCTCGAAACCGGAATTGAAAATTGACGATCTGCGTAAAACGATTGTATCTACAGTCACCTATCTACAAAGCCGCACCTCGCAAAAAGTACAATATGACATGCAGTTCCCCGCAGACCGATCCTATATTACACCGCACAATGCCGCACTGTTGAGCTGGGTTATTGAAAACCTCTGCAAGAATGCCATCGATGCGATGGGAAATTCGGGCAAAATAACGCTTTTGCTCCGGGAAGAGGACAATCAAATCTATTTCGACATTCGCGATAACGGCAAAGGAATTCCAAAGTCTCAATTTAAAACCATATTTGATCCCGGCTTTACAACGAAGAAAAGAGGATGGGGCCTGGGACTTTCTCTCGCCAAACGAATCATCGAGAATTATCACCAGGGAAAGATCTTTATTAAGCAATCAGAAATCGGCAAGGGAACAACCTTCCGAATCATCCTCAAAAAGGCTGATTTTTTTCAACAGAAAACAAAATCCATAATCAACTGA
- the dxs gene encoding 1-deoxy-D-xylulose-5-phosphate synthase, whose product MEGNAGTLLSKINSPEDLRKLRPEDLPVVCEELRQFIIDEVSTNPGHFGASLGVVELTVALHYIYNTPYDLLVWDVGHQAYSHKILTGRRDQFHTNRKYHGLSGFPKPSESEYDTFGVGHASTSISASLGMAVAASIQKDEQRKIVAVIGDGSMTGGMAFEGLNNAAVNNSDVLIILNDNNMAIDPNVGGVSNYLLNISRSKSYNRLKQEVWDGLGKLNGFGPKARRLVQKTEGALKSALLKESNLFESLGIRYFGPIDGHDIKYLTKVLQDLRDIPGPKLLHVLTKKGKGFKQAELNQTEFHAPGKFNKVTGELLDCECAMNKPPKFQNVFGNTLLELAEKNDKIVGVTPAMPTGSSLNIMMEKMPDRAFDVGIAEPHAVTFSAGMAIRGMVPFCNIYSTFMQRSYDQIIHDVAIQNLNVVFCLDRGGLVGADGPTHHGVFDIAYMRHIPNMIVSAPMDEIELRNLMYTAQQENMGPFSIRYPRGCGCQVDWRQPFESIPVGTGRVITEGNDLAILTFGTTGIQASRAVKSLTKDGHSVAHYDMRFVKPLDEKLLHQIFKKFTKVITIEDGTIQGGFGSAVLEFMADHQYTSKIVRLGVPDRFIEHGTPDELIRECGFDQKSIIQTTLDLLQG is encoded by the coding sequence ATGGAAGGAAATGCAGGTACACTGCTAAGTAAGATCAACAGCCCCGAAGATTTAAGAAAATTACGGCCAGAAGATCTACCAGTTGTTTGTGAGGAACTTAGACAATTCATTATCGACGAGGTGTCCACTAATCCGGGGCACTTTGGCGCGAGCCTTGGCGTTGTTGAGCTCACCGTTGCGCTGCATTATATCTACAATACACCCTACGATCTTTTAGTTTGGGATGTCGGGCACCAGGCCTACAGTCACAAAATATTGACCGGACGCCGGGATCAATTCCACACAAACCGGAAATACCATGGATTAAGTGGATTCCCCAAACCAAGTGAAAGCGAATACGATACTTTTGGTGTTGGCCATGCCAGCACATCCATTTCCGCTTCGCTGGGAATGGCCGTCGCTGCTTCGATACAAAAAGACGAACAGCGTAAAATCGTTGCTGTTATCGGCGATGGTTCCATGACCGGAGGAATGGCTTTTGAAGGCTTAAACAATGCCGCCGTCAACAATTCAGACGTACTAATCATCCTGAATGACAACAACATGGCGATCGACCCGAACGTTGGTGGCGTTAGCAATTACTTACTGAATATCTCCCGGTCGAAATCATACAATCGCCTGAAACAAGAAGTTTGGGATGGCTTGGGCAAACTGAACGGCTTTGGACCAAAAGCCCGCCGACTGGTACAAAAAACCGAAGGCGCGCTGAAATCGGCACTTCTGAAAGAATCCAATCTTTTTGAAAGCCTCGGCATTCGCTATTTCGGGCCGATTGATGGCCATGATATAAAATACCTCACAAAAGTATTACAGGATCTCCGCGATATTCCCGGCCCGAAACTGTTGCATGTGCTGACCAAAAAAGGAAAAGGTTTCAAACAGGCTGAGCTGAATCAAACAGAGTTCCACGCTCCCGGCAAATTCAATAAAGTGACGGGCGAGCTTCTTGATTGCGAATGCGCAATGAACAAACCGCCAAAATTCCAGAACGTATTTGGAAACACACTACTTGAACTGGCTGAGAAGAACGACAAGATTGTCGGCGTTACTCCAGCAATGCCAACCGGAAGTTCACTGAATATCATGATGGAGAAAATGCCGGATCGTGCTTTCGACGTTGGTATTGCCGAACCTCATGCAGTAACTTTTTCAGCCGGGATGGCAATCCGCGGCATGGTACCGTTTTGTAATATCTACTCCACCTTCATGCAGCGCTCGTACGACCAAATTATACACGACGTTGCTATCCAAAACCTGAACGTTGTTTTCTGTCTCGACCGTGGAGGTCTGGTTGGAGCAGACGGCCCCACTCACCATGGAGTCTTCGATATTGCATACATGCGTCACATTCCGAACATGATTGTATCGGCTCCAATGGATGAAATTGAATTGCGCAACCTGATGTACACCGCTCAGCAGGAAAATATGGGTCCATTCTCAATTCGCTACCCGAGAGGTTGTGGTTGCCAGGTTGACTGGAGACAACCGTTCGAAAGCATTCCTGTCGGAACAGGCCGGGTTATCACAGAAGGTAACGATTTGGCCATTTTAACCTTCGGAACAACCGGAATACAGGCTTCCCGCGCAGTGAAATCACTCACGAAGGACGGACACTCGGTTGCTCACTACGACATGCGTTTTGTAAAGCCACTGGACGAAAAGCTTCTGCATCAGATATTCAAAAAGTTCACGAAAGTCATCACGATCGAGGACGGCACAATTCAGGGCGGGTTCGGTTCGGCGGTGCTAGAGTTCATGGCCGACCACCAATACACATCAAAAATTGTGCGTCTTGGAGTTCCCGATCGTTTTATAGAACATGGCACACCTGATGAACTGATACGCGAGTGCGGCTTCGACCAAAAGAGCATCATCCAGACAACACTTGATTTGCTGCAAGGATAA
- a CDS encoding histidinol-phosphatase HisJ family protein, with the protein MIGMTDYHMHTVLSDGKNSHEEMIQAAIAIGLDEIGFTDHLCLKPVDWAISEVDIPVMAERIEILRERYQDKISVKFGIEVDYLEGMEEEISHAIRSLPLDYIIGSVHFIGNWNFDTDKSLYGKWTNDRLYEMYFDLIQKAASSGLFDIIGHLDIIKKFRVYPESDQTELIEKTLKVIKENNMVVELNTGGMDRPCKEFTPAPSIVERCYHHHIPMTLTSDAHRVDQIGRHFETAVDLLKSIGFEELVTFQNRERGILKI; encoded by the coding sequence ATGATCGGAATGACAGATTACCATATGCACACGGTGCTATCGGACGGGAAGAACAGCCACGAAGAAATGATACAAGCAGCCATTGCTATTGGACTAGACGAAATTGGATTCACCGATCACCTCTGTCTCAAACCAGTCGATTGGGCGATATCGGAAGTTGACATCCCAGTGATGGCTGAGCGAATCGAGATTCTGCGGGAACGCTATCAGGATAAAATCAGCGTCAAATTCGGGATTGAAGTCGATTATCTCGAAGGGATGGAGGAAGAGATCAGCCACGCTATCCGCTCGCTCCCACTCGACTACATTATCGGCTCAGTTCATTTCATTGGCAATTGGAATTTCGACACCGACAAATCACTCTACGGAAAATGGACCAACGACCGCCTGTACGAAATGTATTTTGATCTCATACAAAAAGCCGCGTCTTCAGGTCTATTCGACATTATTGGCCACCTCGATATTATTAAAAAGTTCCGGGTTTACCCGGAGAGCGACCAAACCGAACTGATTGAGAAGACATTAAAAGTCATCAAGGAGAACAACATGGTGGTCGAACTCAATACCGGCGGAATGGATCGCCCGTGCAAAGAATTCACACCGGCGCCATCCATCGTCGAAAGATGTTACCACCACCACATTCCGATGACCCTCACCTCAGATGCTCATCGTGTCGATCAAATCGGCCGTCACTTCGAAACCGCTGTGGATTTGCTGAAATCAATCGGATTTGAAGAATTGGTCACCTTCCAAAACCGGGAACGTGGAATCCTGAAAATCTGA
- the frr gene encoding ribosome recycling factor — MEDEVELILDLCREKMESAIDHLEKELVHIRAGKASTRMLDGVTVDYYGSMTPLQQVANINTPDARTIAIQPWEKQTISAIEKAIINANLGFNPENNGEIIRISVPALTEERRKSLSKQASAEGENAKVSIRSARKDSNDALKKLMKDGLSEDMEKDAEAQVQDMTNDFSKKVDTLLEKKTKEIFTI; from the coding sequence ATGGAAGACGAAGTAGAACTGATATTAGATTTATGTAGAGAAAAGATGGAATCTGCCATCGACCATTTAGAGAAAGAATTAGTTCATATCCGTGCAGGAAAAGCGTCGACCCGGATGCTTGATGGTGTTACTGTTGATTATTACGGAAGTATGACTCCGCTACAACAAGTTGCAAACATCAACACTCCGGACGCGAGAACGATTGCGATTCAACCTTGGGAGAAACAAACAATTTCTGCCATCGAAAAAGCAATCATCAACGCTAATTTAGGGTTCAACCCCGAGAACAACGGCGAAATTATTCGCATCAGCGTTCCGGCACTTACTGAAGAACGAAGAAAATCGTTATCGAAACAAGCCAGTGCAGAAGGCGAAAATGCAAAAGTCAGCATCCGCTCAGCACGAAAAGATTCGAACGATGCGTTAAAGAAGTTAATGAAGGACGGGTTATCGGAAGACATGGAAAAAGATGCTGAAGCACAAGTTCAGGATATGACCAATGATTTTTCGAAAAAAGTTGATACCTTGTTGGAGAAAAAGACAAAAGAGATTTTTACAATATAA
- the pyrH gene encoding UMP kinase, giving the protein MTAYKRVLLKLSGESLMGQQEYGIDQKRLTEYAEQIKEITDLGVQVGIVIGGGNIFRGLSGAANGFDRVKGDQMGMLATVINSLALNSALTALGVKSRVLTAIRMEPVGEFYSKDKAIETLEKGEVAIFSAGTGNPYFTTDTGSSLRGIEIEADVMLKGTRVDGIYTADPEKDPKAEKFDKISFDEIYNRGLKVMDLTATTMCKENNLPIVVFNMDIVGNLKKVITGENIGTLVHL; this is encoded by the coding sequence ATGACAGCATATAAAAGAGTACTTCTAAAGCTTAGTGGCGAGTCTTTAATGGGACAGCAAGAATATGGGATCGACCAAAAACGGTTGACCGAGTACGCCGAACAAATTAAAGAAATCACCGATTTGGGAGTGCAGGTTGGCATTGTCATTGGTGGAGGAAACATTTTCAGAGGCCTTAGTGGTGCGGCCAACGGTTTCGACCGGGTTAAAGGCGACCAAATGGGAATGTTGGCAACAGTTATTAACAGCCTGGCACTAAACTCAGCCTTAACGGCTCTTGGTGTAAAATCGCGGGTATTGACTGCTATTCGTATGGAACCAGTTGGCGAGTTTTACTCGAAAGACAAAGCAATTGAGACCCTCGAAAAAGGAGAAGTTGCAATTTTCTCGGCGGGAACAGGTAATCCTTACTTTACAACCGACACCGGATCATCGCTTCGCGGAATTGAAATTGAAGCCGATGTGATGTTGAAAGGAACCCGTGTTGACGGAATTTACACCGCCGATCCGGAGAAAGATCCGAAAGCAGAAAAATTCGACAAAATTTCCTTCGACGAAATCTATAATCGTGGTTTGAAGGTGATGGATTTGACGGCGACAACCATGTGCAAAGAAAATAATTTGCCAATTGTTGTGTTCAATATGGACATTGTCGGAAATCTGAAAAAAGTTATAACCGGCGAAAACATTGGGACTTTAGTCCATTTATAA